TCTTCTCTATCTGGTGGGTATTGCATTAAATAAAATTTGTTTGTACTGGGTCTCAGCTCATTTCCATCACAGCTGGCACAACAGTACAATTCCTTTGTGAAATAGCCACATGCACTAAATTGGAATTTTTGCATTCATAATGCATTCATATTGCAGGCTTTTTTgcttcaaaatgtgtttttctgtacCTTGGGCAAACTACTCCCTTTGTTTAAAGAGCGCTGTAGCTTAGAGCCTCCTTTCGCTTCTCTCTCTGTGCAGTTTCCTGCCAGGAAAGGACCCACTCCCATGCTGAAGAAAACCTCTTCAAGGATCTCTTTGTCGGTTATAACAGGTGGCCCAGGCCAGTCCGTAATATTTCTGATGTAGTAATTGTCAAGTTTGGGCTCTCCATTGCACAGCTTATAGATGTGGTAAGTACAGGCAGGCTGTATACATGGTAGTTTTTACTATACAGCACTAGAAACCTCTTACTTTTCTGCCTTCTAATGCTGATTGCTGTAGtttaattttataatacattGACAATCATAATATAATGGTAGGCTGCAGATGGCATAGCAATCAACACTCAGCATTAGGTATGTTCAGCTGGCAGTCTGATCAACTCTTTTGTTTCTTCAACAGAATGAAAAGAATCAGATGATGACAACCAATGTTTGGCTCAAACAGGTAAGGTACTGGGTCTGCAGCAGCAAAGCATACAAAAGTTTTAAGACCAGTGCTAGTGCTTATAATGATTAGCCCTCCTTTAATGATCTTTTAAATGAGTGTAATGCTCTCTTTAGTGACGCTCTAACCGTTGTTCTCAGGAGTGGAACGACTACAAGCTGCGATGGAATCCTGCAGATTATGACAACGTCACATCGATTCGGGTCCCCTCTGAAATGATCTGGGTGCCAGACATCGTACTGTATAACAAGTAAATGCAAACTACTTACTCTTACTCAGTAGTAATCATGGTAGTCATCCTATTCAGTCAAACAGTAATCTTGAGCGGTAACAATTGCTGAAATATTGCTGTATAACACATTAATAATTGTGTTATTGTGCCATCTAGCATTCCCAGATGTAACTGGTTAATCGCAGGACCTCAATGTCAGtagtatattgaattaaatacagttGTTGTTTATTTACCAACAGTCTTGAAcagtttaattaatattaatcTTTTATTATGCTTTAAAATTCTTATAATGACTCATGAGTATAATCTTTGTGAATATGACCCATTAAATCATACACACTGTATGCTTAACaggctgctatatatatatatgtgtatgtgtgtatatatatgaggGGGGAGTAATATTTAGGGATGTATGTCTAACCACCATGCATTTCttgttgtgtgttgctgtgcagtGCAGACGGGGAGTTTGCAGTGACTCACATGACGAAGGCCCACCTGTTCTACACAGGCATGGTACAGTGGGTGCCACCGGCCATCTACAAGAGCTCGTGCAGCATCGACGTGACATTTTTCCCCTTCGACCAGCAGAACTGCAAGATGAAGTTCGGTTCATGGACCTATGACAAAGCCAAGATTGACCTGGAGCGCATAGAGATGAACGTGGACCTGAAGGACTACTGGGAGAGCGGAGAATGGGCCATCATCAATGCTGTGGGCACCTACAACACCAAGAAGTATGACTGCTGCCACGAGATCTACCCGGACATCACCTACTTCTTCATTATCCGCCGCCTCCCGCTCTTTTACACCATCAACCTCATCATCCCCTGCCTCCTCATCTCCTGCCTGACTGTGCTGGTCTTCTACCTCCCCTCTGACTGCGGTGAGAAAATCACCCTGTGCATCTCTGTGCTGCTCTCCCTCACTgtcttcctcctcctcatcacCGAGATCATCCCCTCCACCTCCCTGGTGATCCCCCTGATCGGGGAGTACCTGCTCTTCACCATGATCTTCGTCACCCTCTCCATCGTCATCACCGTGTTTGTGCTCAATGTCCACCACCGCTCACCCAGCACCCACAAAATGCCCAAATGGGTTTGCACCGTCTTCCTGGACTTCATCCCCCGCTGGCTCTTCATGAAGCGCCCGGCCCCGGACAAGAAGGACCACCGCTTCCTGCAGCAGCACCAGCGCAGCCAGTCAGGTGAGTTCAAGCTCAGCACCTCCAAGTACTGGCTGGAGACTGACGTGGACTACAAGCTTGAAGACACCGAGCTGGGCTTGCCCTCCTTCTCCCCAGCTCCAACTGCCCCTGCCCGCCAGCCCGCAGGTGTCCTCTCTCCCCATAACCACCCCCTTCACCACCGGCTGGACAGGACCACTCGCCACCTGGGGGGCAGAGTGAACCCCACACAGCGCCCTGCCAAGATAGACAACCTGGTGTCGGACTTCAGCTTCCCGTTGTCGCCCAGCATCCTTCGAGCTCTGGAGGGCGTGCACTATATTGCGGACCACCTCCGTGCAGAGGACGCCGACTTCTCGGTAAGTGAGGTTTGTCTGCACTGGGTTATCCCTTCTGATTATGACAAATTGTTAATTAACTTAGTATTAACTTAAAGTGGTGATAGCTAATGATATCATTTCATAACTATTACTTGTTATATGCTACATGCGgtaagtctgaaatgtgcagttttgagagaaacatgttatagcaaac
This sequence is a window from Acipenser ruthenus chromosome 6, fAciRut3.2 maternal haplotype, whole genome shotgun sequence. Protein-coding genes within it:
- the LOC117411385 gene encoding neuronal acetylcholine receptor subunit alpha-2-like isoform X2 — translated: MEIVLPRLFSKRNTIFCCFILCKSISCQERTHSHAEENLFKDLFVGYNRWPRPVRNISDVVIVKFGLSIAQLIDVNEKNQMMTTNVWLKQEWNDYKLRWNPADYDNVTSIRVPSEMIWVPDIVLYNNADGEFAVTHMTKAHLFYTGMVQWVPPAIYKSSCSIDVTFFPFDQQNCKMKFGSWTYDKAKIDLERIEMNVDLKDYWESGEWAIINAVGTYNTKKYDCCHEIYPDITYFFIIRRLPLFYTINLIIPCLLISCLTVLVFYLPSDCGEKITLCISVLLSLTVFLLLITEIIPSTSLVIPLIGEYLLFTMIFVTLSIVITVFVLNVHHRSPSTHKMPKWVCTVFLDFIPRWLFMKRPAPDKKDHRFLQQHQRSQSGEFKLSTSKYWLETDVDYKLEDTELGLPSFSPAPTAPARQPAGVLSPHNHPLHHRLDRTTRHLGGRVNPTQRPAKIDNLVSDFSFPLSPSILRALEGVHYIADHLRAEDADFSVKEDWKYVAMVIDRIFLWMFIIVCLLGTIGLFLPPWLAGMI
- the LOC117411385 gene encoding neuronal acetylcholine receptor subunit alpha-2-like isoform X1, which gives rise to MEIVLPRLFSKRNTIFCCFILFSCQERTHSHAEENLFKDLFVGYNRWPRPVRNISDVVIVKFGLSIAQLIDVNEKNQMMTTNVWLKQEWNDYKLRWNPADYDNVTSIRVPSEMIWVPDIVLYNNADGEFAVTHMTKAHLFYTGMVQWVPPAIYKSSCSIDVTFFPFDQQNCKMKFGSWTYDKAKIDLERIEMNVDLKDYWESGEWAIINAVGTYNTKKYDCCHEIYPDITYFFIIRRLPLFYTINLIIPCLLISCLTVLVFYLPSDCGEKITLCISVLLSLTVFLLLITEIIPSTSLVIPLIGEYLLFTMIFVTLSIVITVFVLNVHHRSPSTHKMPKWVCTVFLDFIPRWLFMKRPAPDKKDHRFLQQHQRSQSGEFKLSTSKYWLETDVDYKLEDTELGLPSFSPAPTAPARQPAGVLSPHNHPLHHRLDRTTRHLGGRVNPTQRPAKIDNLVSDFSFPLSPSILRALEGVHYIADHLRAEDADFSVKEDWKYVAMVIDRIFLWMFIIVCLLGTIGLFLPPWLAGMI